Proteins from one Piscinibacter lacus genomic window:
- a CDS encoding DNA cytosine methyltransferase gives MLTPCEIRHFHLFAGLGGGARGFNRGAARVGNLVARFRCIGGIDNDAAAMRDFKALAGVPGTVLDMFDREQFTAFHGHEPGPDWREATPQDIQRAAGGERPHIVFLSAPCKGFSGLLSETKSKTAKYQALNRLTLRGVWLMLEAWADDPPELVLFENVPRLATRGRALLDRITAMLRSYGYATAETTHDCGELGGLAQSRKRFLLVARHIAKVPPLLYEPARRPLRAVGDVLGRMLLPGDLRAGPMHRVPALQWKTWIRLAFVEAGSDWRSLNRLAVADGVLRDYLVVPTMFRGGLGVRGWDETAGAVAGESLPLNGAFSVADPRAADAAAQYQQYGVRRWADTSGAVTGQSAAGGGAHSVADPRCPGVLHNNAFRVVRYADHAQAVTGGTGAVGGCVADPRRDGPTFGKYAVTPWAEPAGTVISGSTTGQGAFAVADPRSGMAADRGAYLTGGHYGVVRMDEPSGAVSAAACHDNGRWSVADPRMPAATDNLVAVIAAEDGTWHRPFTTLELAALQSLVDPEEQLELDGLSDQAWRERIGNAVPSDAAQAIASEMGRTLLLAWSGQTFSLSAAPVWVRPVAVGLSVAQGAAA, from the coding sequence ATGCTCACGCCCTGCGAGATTCGCCACTTCCACCTGTTCGCCGGCCTCGGCGGCGGCGCCCGCGGCTTCAACCGCGGCGCGGCCCGCGTGGGCAACCTGGTGGCCCGCTTCCGCTGCATCGGCGGCATCGACAACGATGCCGCCGCCATGCGCGACTTCAAGGCGCTGGCCGGCGTGCCCGGCACCGTGCTGGACATGTTCGACCGTGAGCAGTTCACCGCCTTCCATGGCCACGAGCCGGGCCCGGACTGGCGCGAGGCCACGCCGCAAGACATCCAGCGCGCCGCCGGCGGCGAGCGCCCGCACATCGTGTTCCTGTCGGCGCCCTGCAAGGGCTTCTCGGGCCTGCTTTCCGAGACGAAGAGCAAGACCGCCAAGTACCAGGCCCTGAACCGGCTGACGCTGCGCGGCGTGTGGCTGATGCTCGAAGCCTGGGCCGACGACCCGCCCGAGCTGGTGCTGTTCGAGAACGTGCCCCGCCTGGCCACCCGTGGCCGCGCGCTGCTGGACCGCATCACCGCGATGCTGCGCAGCTACGGCTACGCCACGGCCGAGACCACGCACGACTGCGGCGAGCTGGGCGGCTTGGCGCAGAGCCGCAAGCGCTTCCTGCTGGTGGCCCGCCACATCGCCAAGGTGCCCCCGCTGCTGTACGAGCCGGCGCGCCGGCCCCTGCGCGCCGTGGGCGACGTGCTGGGCCGCATGCTGCTGCCAGGCGACCTGCGCGCCGGGCCCATGCACCGGGTGCCGGCTCTGCAGTGGAAGACCTGGATCCGGCTGGCCTTCGTCGAGGCCGGCAGCGACTGGCGCAGCCTGAACCGGCTGGCCGTGGCCGACGGCGTGCTGCGCGACTACTTGGTTGTGCCCACCATGTTCCGCGGCGGCCTGGGCGTGCGCGGCTGGGACGAGACCGCCGGCGCCGTGGCGGGCGAGAGCCTGCCGCTCAACGGCGCCTTCAGCGTCGCCGACCCCCGCGCCGCCGACGCGGCCGCGCAGTACCAGCAGTACGGCGTGCGCCGGTGGGCCGACACCAGCGGCGCGGTGACCGGCCAGTCGGCCGCCGGCGGCGGCGCGCACTCGGTGGCCGATCCGCGCTGCCCGGGCGTGCTGCACAACAACGCCTTCCGAGTGGTGCGATACGCAGACCACGCGCAGGCCGTCACCGGGGGCACAGGGGCGGTGGGCGGCTGCGTGGCGGATCCACGCCGCGACGGCCCGACCTTCGGCAAGTACGCGGTCACGCCTTGGGCCGAGCCGGCCGGCACCGTCATCAGCGGCAGCACCACCGGCCAGGGCGCCTTCGCGGTGGCCGACCCGCGCAGCGGCATGGCCGCCGACCGAGGCGCCTACCTGACCGGCGGGCACTACGGCGTGGTGCGCATGGACGAACCCAGCGGCGCCGTGAGCGCGGCTGCATGCCACGACAACGGCCGCTGGTCCGTGGCCGACCCGCGCATGCCAGCCGCAACCGACAACCTGGTGGCCGTGATCGCCGCTGAGGATGGCACTTGGCACCGGCCGTTCACCACGCTGGAGCTGGCCGCCCTGCAAAGCCTGGTGGACCCCGAGGAACAGCTTGAGCTGGACGGCCTGAGCGATCAGGCCTGGCGCGAGCGCATCGGCAACGCGGTGCCCAGCGATGCCGCTCAAGCCATCGCCAGCGAAATGGGCCGCACGCTTCTGCTGGCCTGGAGCGGCCAGACGTTTTCACTCAGCGCCGCGCCGGTGTGGGTTCGCCCCGTCGCGGTTGGACTTAGCGTGGCTCAAGGAGCAGCCGCATGA
- a CDS encoding tyrosine-type recombinase/integrase translates to MPTNTLTDAGCKAIKPGPKASKHFDGGGLYLWVSPSGAKVWRLAYRLAGKPQTMSLGPYPLIGLAAARAKRDEVRRALLEGQDPMQDRRKAPPAELTLRQACLDYWDGRKDASEGYLLNVRRALERHVYPHVGELPLSRVDRDAVLDVLLRMDRAGLHVYVRKVRLWVSLALDRQVELGKMPLNPCALIKPDKVLGRAKVQHFAALELHEVPALLQRLALEGPLPSAQACRLLALTWVRTGELRAMRWDEVDGDLWRIPAARMKMDRDHLVPLSRQALAVLAELRAVHRGGPYVFPGDRTTARPMSENAVLYLLHRIGYKGRMTGHGWRTVASTWANEAGYRPDAIERQLAHAPDDDVRAAYNRAEYLPERRGMLQAWGDWVETCLLLK, encoded by the coding sequence ATGCCTACAAACACACTGACGGACGCCGGCTGCAAGGCGATCAAGCCCGGGCCGAAGGCCAGCAAGCACTTCGACGGTGGCGGGCTGTACCTGTGGGTGTCGCCCAGCGGGGCCAAGGTGTGGCGGCTGGCGTACCGGCTGGCCGGCAAGCCTCAGACGATGAGCTTGGGGCCCTACCCGCTGATCGGCCTGGCCGCGGCGCGCGCCAAGCGCGATGAGGTGCGCCGGGCGCTGCTCGAGGGCCAGGACCCGATGCAGGACCGGCGCAAGGCGCCGCCGGCCGAGCTGACGCTGCGCCAAGCGTGCCTGGACTACTGGGACGGGCGCAAGGATGCCTCCGAGGGCTACCTGCTGAACGTGCGGCGGGCGCTGGAGCGCCACGTGTACCCGCATGTGGGCGAGCTGCCCCTGTCGCGCGTGGATCGAGACGCGGTGCTTGACGTGCTGCTGCGCATGGACCGGGCCGGGCTGCACGTGTACGTGCGCAAGGTGCGGCTGTGGGTGAGCCTGGCGCTCGACCGGCAGGTCGAGCTGGGCAAGATGCCGCTTAACCCCTGCGCCCTGATCAAGCCCGACAAGGTGCTGGGCCGGGCGAAGGTGCAGCACTTCGCGGCGCTTGAGCTGCATGAGGTGCCGGCGCTGCTGCAGCGCCTGGCCCTGGAGGGGCCGCTGCCCTCAGCCCAGGCCTGCCGGCTGCTGGCGCTGACATGGGTGCGCACGGGCGAGCTGCGCGCGATGCGCTGGGATGAGGTGGACGGCGACCTGTGGCGCATCCCGGCCGCACGCATGAAGATGGACCGCGACCACCTGGTGCCGCTGAGCCGGCAGGCCCTGGCCGTGCTGGCCGAGCTGCGGGCGGTGCATCGGGGCGGGCCCTATGTGTTCCCGGGCGACCGGACGACGGCGCGGCCGATGAGCGAGAACGCGGTGCTCTACCTGCTGCACCGCATCGGCTACAAGGGCCGGATGACGGGGCACGGGTGGCGCACGGTGGCCAGCACCTGGGCCAATGAGGCGGGCTACCGGCCCGACGCGATCGAGCGGCAGCTTGCCCATGCGCCCGATGATGATGTGCGGGCGGCCTACAACCGGGCGGAATACCTGCCGGAGCGGCGGGGGATGTTGCAGGCTTGGGGGGATTGGGTGGAAACCTGCCTGCTGCTAAAGTGA
- a CDS encoding aspartate kinase has product MALIVHKYGGTSMGSTERIRSVAKRVAKWVGAGHQLIVVPSAMSGETNRLLGLAKELLPDARSASARRELDMIASTGEQVSVGLLALALQAEGVPSVSYTGWQVPVRTDSSYTKARIESIDDVRVRADLAAGRVVVITGFQGIDEEGHITTLGRGGSDTSAVAVAAALKADECLIYTDVDGVYTTDPRVVPEARRLQTISFEEMLEMASLGSKVLQIRSVEFAGKYRVPMRVLSSFTPWDIPVDEEARSGTLITFEEDEKMEKAVVSGIAFNRDEAKITVVGVPDKPGIASKILGPVAAANIDVDVILQNVSHEGKTDFSFTVHRNDFQRTLDLLKGGVAQDLGAADVVGDAKIAKVSIVGIGMRSHAGVASTMFRALSEENINIKMITTSEIKTSVVIDEKYMELAVRALHKAFDLDQAAA; this is encoded by the coding sequence ATGGCCCTGATCGTTCACAAGTACGGCGGCACCTCGATGGGCTCGACCGAGCGCATCCGCAGCGTTGCCAAGCGCGTTGCCAAGTGGGTCGGCGCGGGTCACCAACTGATCGTCGTGCCCTCGGCGATGAGCGGTGAGACCAACCGACTGCTCGGCCTTGCCAAGGAACTGCTGCCCGATGCGCGCAGCGCGTCCGCCCGCCGCGAGCTCGACATGATCGCCAGCACCGGCGAGCAGGTCTCCGTCGGCCTGCTGGCCCTGGCGCTTCAGGCCGAGGGCGTGCCCTCGGTCAGCTACACCGGCTGGCAGGTGCCGGTGCGCACCGACAGCAGCTACACCAAGGCGCGCATCGAATCCATCGACGACGTTCGCGTGCGCGCCGATCTGGCCGCCGGCCGCGTCGTCGTCATCACCGGCTTCCAGGGCATCGACGAAGAAGGCCACATCACCACCCTCGGCCGGGGCGGCAGCGACACCTCGGCCGTGGCCGTGGCCGCAGCCCTGAAAGCCGACGAGTGCCTGATCTACACCGACGTCGACGGCGTCTACACCACCGACCCGCGCGTGGTGCCGGAAGCCCGCCGCTTGCAGACCATCTCCTTCGAGGAGATGCTGGAAATGGCCAGCCTCGGCAGCAAGGTGCTGCAGATCCGCTCGGTCGAATTCGCCGGCAAGTACCGCGTGCCGATGCGCGTGCTGTCGAGCTTCACCCCCTGGGACATCCCGGTCGATGAAGAGGCCCGCTCGGGCACGCTGATCACTTTCGAGGAAGACGAGAAGATGGAAAAGGCTGTCGTGTCCGGCATCGCGTTCAACCGCGACGAGGCCAAGATCACCGTGGTGGGCGTGCCCGACAAGCCCGGCATTGCTTCGAAGATCCTCGGCCCCGTGGCCGCGGCCAACATCGATGTCGACGTGATCCTGCAGAACGTCTCCCACGAGGGCAAGACCGACTTCAGCTTCACCGTGCACCGCAACGACTTCCAGCGCACGCTGGACCTGCTCAAGGGCGGTGTGGCCCAGGACCTGGGTGCGGCCGATGTGGTCGGCGACGCCAAGATCGCCAAGGTCTCGATCGTTGGCATCGGCATGCGCTCGCATGCCGGCGTGGCCAGCACCATGTTCCGCGCGCTGAGCGAGGAGAACATCAACATCAAGATGATCACCACCAGCGAGATCAAGACCAGCGTGGTGATCGACGAGAAGTACATGGAACTGGCCGTGCGCGCCCTGCACAAGGCCTTTGACCTGGACCAGGCCGCCGCCTGA
- the tilS gene encoding tRNA lysidine(34) synthetase TilS: protein MPAADPVDPGPVPDADGPPAGPPGFAVAWSGGRDSTALLHASLRVARGLGLRVHAFHIDHGLQAASADWARRCAAQAARWARAGAPLRFASRRLEGRPGPGDSVEAWAREGRRAALAALAREAGVDLLLLAHHAGDQAETVLLQALRGAGPAGLAAMPARQWRQGLCWARPWREQPRRAIEAYLRRHRLRWIEDPSNAEPVHARNRLRQHVWPALDSAFPQAGSALLRLARHAAEAAENLRALAESDLALLGPAATQALPLVPVLDHPPARARLLLRHWIERQSGHPVPADRFESLWLALTAGRGPAAWPWPGGQLRRYRGLLRWGATAEGCVPDAPPAGLRAEPLPIDSPEPGLPPDWLPRLEARARQGGERFQAGPGRPPRALKKQFQAAGLPAWARQAPLFFLGETLVFVPGLGLDARCALGPGQPRLRLVWQPEGGRPAAGGLA, encoded by the coding sequence ATGCCGGCCGCTGATCCCGTCGATCCCGGCCCTGTGCCGGACGCGGACGGGCCGCCTGCCGGCCCCCCGGGCTTCGCCGTCGCCTGGAGCGGCGGCCGCGATTCCACCGCCCTGCTGCATGCCAGCCTGCGCGTCGCGCGGGGCCTGGGCCTGCGGGTGCACGCCTTCCACATCGACCATGGCCTGCAAGCGGCTTCGGCCGACTGGGCGCGCCGCTGCGCGGCCCAGGCGGCGCGCTGGGCACGGGCGGGCGCGCCCTTGCGCTTTGCCAGCCGGCGCCTGGAAGGCCGGCCCGGACCGGGCGACAGCGTCGAGGCCTGGGCGCGCGAGGGCCGCCGCGCGGCGCTGGCCGCGCTGGCCCGCGAAGCCGGTGTCGACCTGCTGCTGCTGGCCCACCATGCCGGCGACCAGGCCGAGACCGTGCTGCTCCAGGCCCTGCGCGGCGCCGGCCCGGCCGGCCTGGCCGCCATGCCGGCGCGGCAATGGCGCCAGGGCCTGTGCTGGGCCCGGCCCTGGCGCGAGCAGCCGCGCCGCGCGATCGAGGCCTATCTGCGCCGCCACCGCTTGCGCTGGATCGAGGACCCGAGCAATGCCGAGCCCGTCCATGCCCGCAACCGCCTTCGGCAGCACGTGTGGCCGGCGCTGGACAGTGCCTTTCCGCAGGCCGGGTCGGCCCTCCTGCGCCTGGCCCGGCATGCCGCCGAGGCGGCCGAGAACCTGCGCGCCCTGGCCGAGAGCGACCTGGCCCTGCTCGGCCCGGCCGCGACCCAGGCCCTGCCGCTCGTCCCCGTGCTCGACCACCCGCCCGCGCGTGCGCGCCTGCTGCTGCGTCACTGGATCGAGCGGCAGAGCGGCCACCCGGTGCCGGCCGACCGTTTCGAATCGCTGTGGCTGGCCCTGACCGCCGGACGCGGCCCGGCCGCCTGGCCCTGGCCGGGCGGGCAATTGCGGCGCTACCGCGGCCTGCTGCGCTGGGGGGCCACCGCCGAGGGCTGCGTGCCGGACGCGCCGCCCGCCGGCCTGCGCGCCGAGCCGCTGCCGATCGACAGCCCCGAGCCCGGCCTGCCGCCCGACTGGCTGCCCCGCCTGGAGGCCCGCGCCCGGCAGGGCGGCGAGCGCTTCCAGGCCGGGCCCGGCCGGCCGCCGCGCGCGCTCAAGAAGCAGTTCCAGGCCGCCGGCCTGCCGGCCTGGGCGCGTCAGGCGCCGCTGTTCTTCCTCGGCGAGACCCTGGTCTTCGTGCCCGGCCTGGGCCTGGACGCGCGCTGCGCCCTGGGGCCCGGCCAGCCCCGGCTGCGACTGGTCTGGCAGCCTGAGGGCGGCCGTCCTGCCGCAGGCGGGCTCGCCTAG
- a CDS encoding acetyl-CoA carboxylase carboxyltransferase subunit alpha, with protein MSKKHFLEFEQPIAELENKINELRYVQSESAVDISEEIDRLGKKSLQLTKDIYANLTPWQVTQIARHPQRPYTLDYVTEIFTDFQELHGDRHFADDQSIVGGLARFNGQACMVIGHQKGRDTKERAARNFGMSRPEGYRKALRLMKLAEKFGLPVFTFIDTPGAYPGIGAEERGQSEAIGRNIFEMAQLEVPIIATIIGEGGSGGALAIGVGDQVLMLQFSVYSVISPEGCASILWKTAERASDAAEAMGITAHRLKALGLVDKIVNEPVGGAHRDTKQMAAYLKRALADTLRQIDDLKPRERLAQRYERLKGLGRFSDTKAR; from the coding sequence ATGAGCAAGAAGCATTTCCTGGAGTTCGAGCAGCCCATCGCCGAACTCGAAAACAAGATCAATGAGCTGCGTTACGTCCAGAGCGAGTCGGCCGTCGACATCTCGGAAGAGATCGACCGGCTCGGCAAGAAGAGCTTGCAGCTCACCAAGGACATCTACGCCAACCTGACGCCCTGGCAGGTCACGCAGATCGCCCGTCATCCGCAGCGGCCCTACACGCTCGATTACGTGACGGAGATCTTCACCGACTTCCAGGAACTGCACGGCGACCGACATTTCGCCGACGACCAGTCCATCGTCGGCGGCCTCGCCCGCTTCAACGGCCAGGCCTGCATGGTCATCGGCCACCAGAAGGGCCGCGACACCAAGGAGCGTGCCGCACGCAACTTCGGCATGAGCCGGCCCGAGGGCTACCGCAAGGCCCTGCGGCTGATGAAGCTGGCCGAGAAGTTCGGCCTGCCGGTCTTCACCTTCATCGACACGCCCGGCGCCTATCCCGGCATCGGCGCCGAGGAGCGCGGCCAGTCCGAGGCCATCGGCCGCAACATCTTCGAGATGGCGCAGCTCGAGGTGCCCATCATCGCGACCATCATCGGCGAGGGCGGCTCGGGCGGCGCGCTCGCCATCGGCGTCGGCGACCAGGTGCTGATGCTTCAGTTCTCGGTCTATTCGGTGATCTCGCCGGAAGGCTGCGCCTCCATCCTGTGGAAGACGGCCGAGCGCGCCAGCGATGCGGCCGAGGCCATGGGCATCACCGCCCACCGCCTCAAGGCCCTGGGCCTGGTCGACAAGATCGTCAACGAGCCGGTCGGCGGGGCGCATCGCGACACCAAGCAGATGGCCGCTTACCTCAAGCGCGCCCTGGCCGACACACTGCGCCAGATCGACGACCTGAAGCCGCGCGAGCGCCTGGCGCAACGCTACGAGCGCCTCAAGGGCCTGGGCCGCTTCAGCGACACCAAGGCCCGCTGA
- a CDS encoding DNA-3-methyladenine glycosylase family protein, with translation MRPVPPPAPVPTADLDQPGLTPPYWDEACRHLARRDRVLKKLIPQFGAARLHSRGDAFTTLARSIVGQQISVKAAQSVWLRLNAVAFGDLPDSPPPAGERPALLPAQLLDLPVEGLRAAGLSARKVEYLRDLAAHFAAGSVHVEAWAGMDDEAIIEELVAIRGIGRWTAEMFLIFHLLRPNVLPLDDVGLIKGISRNYFSGEPVSRAEAREVGEAWAPYRSVATWYLWRSLDPLPVDY, from the coding sequence TTGCGCCCCGTTCCCCCGCCGGCCCCGGTGCCGACGGCGGACCTCGACCAGCCGGGACTGACGCCGCCCTACTGGGACGAAGCCTGCCGGCATCTGGCGCGCCGTGACCGCGTGCTCAAGAAGCTCATCCCGCAGTTCGGCGCGGCACGGCTGCACAGCCGCGGCGACGCCTTCACCACCCTGGCCCGCTCCATCGTCGGCCAGCAGATCTCGGTCAAGGCCGCGCAGTCGGTCTGGCTGCGGCTCAATGCCGTGGCCTTCGGCGACCTGCCCGACAGCCCGCCGCCGGCCGGCGAGCGCCCGGCGCTGCTGCCGGCGCAACTGCTCGATCTGCCGGTCGAGGGCCTTCGCGCTGCCGGCTTGTCGGCCCGCAAGGTCGAGTACCTGCGCGACCTGGCCGCGCACTTCGCGGCCGGCAGCGTGCATGTGGAGGCCTGGGCCGGCATGGACGACGAGGCCATCATCGAGGAGCTGGTCGCGATTCGCGGCATCGGCCGCTGGACGGCCGAGATGTTCCTCATCTTCCACCTGCTGCGGCCGAACGTGCTGCCGCTCGACGATGTCGGCCTGATCAAGGGCATCAGCCGCAACTACTTCAGCGGCGAGCCGGTGTCGCGGGCCGAGGCCCGCGAAGTCGGCGAGGCCTGGGCGCCCTACCGCTCGGTGGCGACCTGGTACCTCTGGCGCAGCCTCGATCCCCTGCCCGTCGACTACTGA